The sequence TTTTTATCTGGACCATGCTGTGCATCTGGGTGATTCATAATTTTGTCACCTCCATCATGGGAAAGGCCCTTAATGCCGTGCGTGATGACGAGGCCGCTTCCGAATCCATGACTGTAAAAACCCGGAAAACCAAGATGACGGCCTTTATGTTCGGCGCATTCTGGGCAGGTGTGGCCGGTGGCCTTTTTGCTCATGTGCTGACCTATATAAATCCGGGCATGTTCAGCATCAACCGGCTGGCGGAAATTCTTGCCATGGTCTATTTCGGCGGTCTTAATTCCATTGTTGGCTCCATTGTGGGCGCTGTTTCCATTAATATTTTGGGCGAAGCCCTGCGGCCCCTGGAACTGTTCAAGTGGATCATTATTCCACTGATACTGATTTTTGTCATGATCTTCAGGCCATACGGTTTGATTTCTTTTAGGGAAATCAATGCCGGAAAACTTCTTGCGGCCAGAAAGAAAGGATAATACCATGACGCCTTTACTCCATGTAAATAAAATGACCCACTATTTTGGTGGGTTGCGGGCGGTTCACAACTATAATCTTTCGGTTGGACCAGACCAGATTGTGGGACTGATCGGCCCCAACGGGGCCGGCAAAACAACCGTTTTCAACCTGATCACAGGGGTTTATACCCCCACCGAAGGACGTATTACACTTGAAAATGAAAGTATTGTAGGTCTGGAAACCAATGAGATTGCAGCCAAGGGGCTTGGCAGAACATTTCAGAATCTGGCCCTGTGGCGGCACATGAACGTATTGGACCATATCAAAATGGCTCATTATTCCCAGCTCTCCTACAACCTTTTTGACTCGTTTTTTAATACCGGCAAATGCCGCAGGCAGGAAGCCAAAGCCGAAGAGAATGCCTACCGGCTTTTGGAACTTTTTGACATTAAGCAGCACGCCGACCAGCTGGTCACAAGCCTTCCCTACGGGGCTCAACGGCGGGTGGAGATGGCCCGGGCCATGGCCACAAACCCCAAAGTGCTTTTTTTGGATGAGCCCACCGCAGGCATGACCCCTGATGAACTGATTCAGATGATTAAAATTATCAAGCAGGTACACCAGGATTTCGGGGTGGCTATTTTCCTGATTGAACACCGCATGAAATTTGTGATGGAGCTTTGCCAGCATATCCAGACCCTGGTGTTTGGCGAAGTGATCGCCGAAGGACCACCCGAAGAGATCCAGAACAACCCCCACGTGATTGAAGCCTATTTGGGCAAGGAGGATTTGACCTGATGCAGCTGAATGTTAAAAATCTTAAGGTGTCCTACGGCAATATCAAGGCGCTTCACGGGCTGGACTTCAGCATTGACACCGGTGAAATCGTCACCATTATCGGGGCCAACGGTGCGGGCAAAAGTACCACCCTTCGGGCCATTTCCCGGATGGTGCCCAGTGAGCCGGGGTCCTTTATTGAATTTGAGGGTGAGGATGTGCTGTCCTATAACACCGACAAAGTGGTCAGCCGACTTGGCATCTCCCATGTGCCCGAAGGCCGACGGATATTCGGCAATCTCACGGTAACGGAAAACTTAACTCTGGCCTGTTTTGCCAGAAAAGATACCGACCAGATTGCAAAGGATAAAAAGTGGGTGTTTGATCTTTTCCCACGCCTTGAAGAGCGGAAAAATCAGTTCGCCGGTACCATGTCCGGCGGGGAACAGCAGATGCTTGCCGTGGGCCGGGGATACATGAGCGGCAGAAAACTTATGATTCTGGATGAGCCCTCCATGGGGCTTGCGCCCTTGCTCATGCTTGAAATGTTTGATGCCTTAAAAGAGATCAATAAGCACGGCACCACCATCCTGCTGGTGGAGCAGAATGCCCGGCTGGCCCTTAAGTTTGCCCAAAGAGGTTATGTGATTGAACATGGCAAGCTTGTGCTTGAAGGCCCGGCTGATAAGCTGCTTGACGATCCTGAGGTGAAAAAAGCGTATCTGGGCGCTTAGGAATAAGAGTGAGATAACTTAACCTGGGAGCGCGGGCGTCCCGCCCGCGCTTCCGGATATAGCAAAATGGAAAAGTTATTTAAGACTCGTTTCTTTATTTCAGCGTTTTTTCATGGATAACGAGATCCGTTTTCTGGGGATGTCCACCTCAAGAACGCGAACCATTACGTGCTGCCGCACTTTGACCACCTCATTGGGATCTTTGACAAACCGGTCAGCTAACTGGCTGATGTGGACAAGTCCGTCCTGGTGTACCCCGATATCCACAAAGGCGCCAAATGCGGTGACATTGGTCACAATGCCGGGAACAACCATGTCCGGCACCAGGTCTTTAATATCGTGGATGTTTTTGTCAAAGGAAAATGCCTGGAACGGCTGCCGGGGGTCCCGGCCCGGGGCTGCCAGTTCGGCAACGATGTCCTTGAGCGTGGGAATGCCTATGGTCTCCGTCACATAGGGCGCAAGGTCCATGCCCTGGACCGGGCTTTTTGCCGTCATCATCTCTTCCACACGGCAGCCTAAGTCTTTGGCCATCTGTTTAACCACGGGATAGGACTCGGGGTGGATGCCGCTGCGGTCCAGGGGATTTTTTCCGTTTTGGATTCTTAAGAACCCTGCGGCCTGTTCAAATGCTTTTTTGCCCAGGCGGGGCACCTTGAGAAATTCGGTTCTGGATGCAAAGGCGCCGTTTTCATCCCGGTATTTGACCATGTTGGCGGCGATGCCGGCGTTCAGGCCGGATACCCGGGATAACAGCTGCTTTGACGCGGTGTTGGCCTCCACGCCCACCTGGTTGACACATGACACCACCACATCGTCCAGGGCGGTCTGAAGCATGTTCTGGTCCACATCGTGCTGGTACTGTCCCACCCCGATGGATTTGGGTTCCACCTTGACAAGCTCTGCCAAGGGGTCCATAAGCCGTCTGCCGATTGAAACCGCGCCCCTGACCGTAATGTCATGATCAGGAAATTCTTCCCTGGCCGTTTCAGACGCTGAATAGATTGATGCCCCGCTTTCATCCACCATGATCACATCCACGTCTTCGGGCAGTTTCAGCTCCCTGATGAAGCTTTCCGTTTCCCGGCCTGCCGTACCGTTACCCACGGCGATGGCTCGGATTTTGTGACGGTTGACAAGTTCAGGAATGAGTTGTGACGCGGATGCTTTTCCGTTTGGGGTATGGGGATGGATGACATCATGGTGGACAAGTTTTCCTGTGGCATCCAGGCAGGCTATTTTGCATCCGGTGCGGAATCCCGGGTCAACCGCCAGCACGGGCCTGCCGCCCAGGGGAGGGGAGAGAAGCACCTGCCGTAAATTGTCCGAGAAAACCGCCACGGCCTTTTCATCGGCCTTTTGTTTGAGAATCCGTAATGCCTCATTTTCAATGGATTTGGACAGCAGGCGTTTGTAGGCGTCTTCAGCGGCCGCAAGGATCTGCTCCCGGCTGCCGGGGCAACCCTTTCTTTTGCCCGGGTAAATTCCATGGATGATATTCAACGCTTTTGTTTCATCGGGCAATACATGGACACGCAAAACTTTTTCGCCGGCTCCCCTGAGCATGGCAAGAATCCTGTGGGACGGTGCTTTAAATGCCGGTTCCTCCCAGTCAAAATAGTCCTTGAACTTGGCTCCGTCGTCGGATTTGCCCTTGATTACGGTTGCGTGGATCATGGCCGTTTTGATGAACAAGTCCCTGATACCCGACCGGATGGATGCATCTTCGTTAATGATTTCAGCGATGATGTCCCTGGCGCCGGCCCATGCCGCTTCCAGACTTTCCACATCAGGGCCGATGAATCCGGCTGCCTCCTTTTGAAGGTCGATGCCGGTTTTAGGTTCCAGAATCATCCGGGCCAGAGGCTCCAGCCCTTTTTCCCGGGCAATTGTGGCACGGGTTCGCCTTTTGGGCCGGTACTTTTCATACACATCCTCTAGCCGGGTCATGGAATCTGCATTTTCAATGAGTTGGGCCAGATCCTTGGTGTAAAGCTGCCTTTCCTCCAAAGATTTGACAATGGCCTGTTTCCTGGCTGCCAGTTCTTTTAGGGTTTTTGCCCTGTCCCGGATATCGGATATGGTCACCTCGTCCAGGCTGCCTGTGCGCTCTTTTCTGTACCTTGCTATGAAAGGCACTGTGGAACCCTGGTCCAGCAAATCCAGAACTGCTGCCACCTGGTTTTCTTTCAGGCCGGTATCCCTGCTGATCATCATTTTAATATTCATGCCGTTTTATTACAGCGGGCCGGGGCAAAAAGTCAATGCCTCCGATACCGATGGGCGGGGGGAGCGCATGTAAATTAGTTGTAGTTTTATGTCAATTCCGATAACACTGTTTTTTAAACGGTACAAGAATTGAAACCCAATAAAAGGCGATTAACCCAAACAGGAGTGCAACTTAACGATGAATGAGGATGATTATCCAAAAGCCGGCTTACAAAGGCTCTTTCAAAAAGATGCCAATAGTTTTGTACTATTGCATAAAGATGGAAAAGCTGTTGCCTTTCAATCAGATCAGAATGGAAATGTTAATATCGTTGATCGTCAAACGGATGTTGATTTCAGATCGACAGGTCTTTCATTACTTGATGAGGGTTGGAAATGTGTTGGGCCGGGATTGGAATACGGCTGGTTGTTTGAATGACACCACACCCCCACTATCATAACCTTAAGCTCTGAATATTTTATTTTACCATGAAGGACATGAAGAGCATGAAGAATATATACCGAGAAATAAATCGTCATGTCCTTCATGCTCTTGTATGGAGTTAGCTATATAGTAGATAGACGGTGTTTAATTTTTGATTCTTTCACCGTTATCTTCCTTTAGGAAAATCCAACTGATAATCGAACCTAATTCACCCTTTTCAACTGCTTGTTGCCAATATCTTTTGTTGCGAATGCTGTTAGAGCTGGTATCATCTTTTTCGTGTGTATTTTTTTCTTTAGGACCTGCGATTTCTTTTTGAAGTTGCTCAAGACGCTCAATCCAAACTTTCATGTTGCTTGGTCTTAAATCAATCCAGCCCTTATCAGCAAACTGGTTAAATTGCTGCAAAGAAACGTCGCCTTTTTCGGGGTATTCCCAATGGCTGGGAATCGCAAGCTGTTCTCCCCGTAAAAGTTTATCTCCAGGTAAAACGATGGCAAGCCCAACGGCCAGGGATGATTGCCTTAGAAAGCTATCTTCCGTGATGGTTTGCACACAGCGCTCCGACAACGTTTTTTCATCCACTTCAATCGGATCTAATAGCTTAATATGCTTTTCAATAATAAAAATTTCATAGAATAATTTTGCTAATTTAGGGGGGCCAAGGTTTTCAAAGGCTATGCTTGGCACGCCATATTTTTTTTCTAGATATCTTAGTGACTCCAGTGCTCTTTCTCTCATATACCCTCCTCTGAACGTAGGGCCTAAGATTGAGGAATCTAACGCACTGACAATATCGTGTCCGCTGTTACCTCCTTGCAGGCATTGTAAGACTTCATTTGCGATATCTTCAGGCGTGATGATTTCCATCAACCCTTCTTCGCTTAACGTTTCAAATTCAAAACGAGAAAAAATACCATTTTCTCCGGTGTCGATAAATGGCGCTTTAAAGGTTTCACCGGTTTTTTGCCAAGGTGTTGTTTCTGATTTCAAGGACGTTTTGTAGTCTAAAGCATGTTCAGGTTTGTGATCAACAAGCTTAACCGTTTTGCCTTTATGCGTTATTTCCCCAAATTCAATTGATTCCCATGCAATTAAAGCAGCCGGCTTTATTTCTTTGATGATAGGCGCCATGCGTTTGAGGTTGCGGTCATGATTCCAGTGGCTGTGGCCTCTTTCCTGGTTTGCGCTTCTGCCTAAGATAAATAAAAGCATCGAATGTGCACCAGCCATTGCTGATTTGGCTAGAAGAACCCTTGAGGGTTTATCTTCAGAATGGGTAAAAGGAATATTTAAACCCATCCCTCCAGTGCCTGTGGTGCCGATTTTAAGGTACATTTTTACTTGGTGGTCATTTAAGGCTCGCCATAAAATTTGAATATGGCGCACTAATTGCGGCGTATATTGGGTAGCGATGAGGGTTTCAATTTCTTCAAAAAGCGTATCATCAACAGCGGTTTTTGGGGTTTGGATTTCTTTTTGTAAGCGCCTGCTTTCAGAAAAGACGTCTTGATAAGCTAATGCTGTTGATGTGTTGACACTATCTATAATGATATCCGGACGTTCTTTTTGAATCATTTGGTAGAGATAGGATTCTTTAACAATCTCTTGATTAAGTGGGGCGATGATGTCTTTAATGTAGAGTTCTCGTGTTTTTTGTTCAGACAAGATCGTTTTTCGTCCCATGTCTTTAAGAGCACTTCGGCAAAAAATATCGCCGGTGATACCTGAAAATTTAGTTGTTGTGCTGAGTTTTTTTAACTCGTCTAACGTTTTTTCAACCTTGGAAGAAGATCGACCTGTAATTGTAATGGCTGCCGGTTGTTGTTCCGGGTGTGAAATTAACTTTCGGCATACAGCTTTTCCCACTAATCCTGATCCACCTATGACTAATATGCGTTGATTGCTGATATCCATGTTGATTCACTTTCTTTTTAGTTTTGTTTGAGTACGTTAAAAATAAGGCAGAGTTACTTAAATTTAACAGATTATGGCTTTGTGATAAAGGGTTAACCCATAGTTTATAGTTTGAATTTTGTTTTTTATACCCCTGATAATATAAGAAGTACTCAGGTCTTTCAGACCTTTTTCTTTTCTTGACAAAAAGCATCTTCCTATCCTACAGTAGATAATCTATATTCTTCGTTGCGACTTAGGGTACATATTCCAATATGCTCACTAAGTCGCGCCTTGAATACGAATAAAAATTCGGCGCAAAATTTGTAGCATTAATTTTTTCCGAGCCCCTAAAAAAATAACGATTGATTATAAGTTCTGGAGGCGGCGATGCGACACTTTTTAGATACCCGGCGGCGGTGTGTAATCATGATTCTTTTTTTAATGTGCATGATCGGAATGCACGCAACGGGATGTCAGGGGGAAGATACGAATCAGAAGAATTCGTCGGTTGCCGGAACGACGGACATATGTAGTTCCGGAAAGGCCGTTGACATTGACGGGCAGCGACGCCTGGCCCTGATTGTCGGTGTCGGTGAATACAAAAATGACAACATTCCCGATCTCAAGGGACCGCCTAATGATGCCCGCCGGTTTTATGAACTTTTGACCGAAAAAAACGGGTACGCCTTCCCCAGGCAGAATGTCTGTTTGCTTCTCGATGAACAGGCAACTACGGGACAGTTCAAAAAGCAGTTTGACAAGGCCCTGGTCGAACGGGCCCGTGAAAATGATGTGGTTGTGATTTTCTTTGCCGGTCACGGCTCACAAGCTCGCGACAAAAATGGCGATGAACCGGATGAATGGGACGAAACATTAATGTTTCATGATGCCCGTACCGACGGTATTCAGGATCTGCGGGACGATGAATTCAATCAGATGCTGGCGCGGCTGCATCGAAAAACCCGCCATATTACCGTCATTCTGGATTCATGTAACGCCGGTACCGCAACCCGGGACCCCGATGCAGGCACGACGGCAGCCCGTTTTTTTGAGCCCATGGCGGATGCCGCCGATGCGGCACCTTCCACCGCAGTCCCAGGTGGAGACCAAGATGCCGGATGGGTCACCGAGTCGCTGGCGGGCACGGTGGTCTTTTCTGCTGCGACCGACAGCAATCCGGCGCTGGAAAAAAATGGAAAGGGAATTTTTACGGATGCACTGTTGCAAATTCTGGCAGACGCGGGCAATCAACCCATGACATACGCTCAGGCTGCCCGGCAGGTTCCCCTTCTGGTCGCTGCGGAAAGTCCCCAGGTTCCGTATTTTCACGGCGATCTGTCCCGCACCGTTTTTGACAGTAAAACCCGCGATCGTCCGATCGCCTGGGAAGTTCTCAAGGCCGGTCCTCCGCTCGAGCTCGGTGGTCCGTCATTGCCGGGAATTGGAGAGGGTGCGGAATTCCGCATTTATGACGGCGCCGTTACCGGCGCAGATACCCGTGATCCAGGTAAATCAAAGGCGACGGTGGTCCTTACCAACGTCACAGGGCTGAACGCCTCTGCCGTCATATCCGCCGCCGAACAGGATCATCCGGAAATTAAACCGGGTGATCTCGCGGTGATGGTTCGTCCCGCAAATTCATATATTGCCTTGAAAGTGCGTATCCGCCCCCCTGAGGAATCCGGAGGAATTCCGGTAGAACGCGGCCGGAAGATCAGGATGGCGGTGGAAAAGGACGGAGAGACCGGCTTATCCGTAAAGCTGGTTGAAGGCCCGGGTGATTTTGAACTGAGCGTGGGTAACGGCAACCGTTTAATACTGAAGGGACCTGAGAACCGCATCCGGAATACTTACGCATCCGACACCGTCATTGCCGAAAGTCTTAGACAGCATGCCCGTCAGCGCGCTTTGCTTCAACTGCGGGGCGACGGCGGATCGGATTTCATAGATAATGAGACGTTAAACGTCAGCCTGATTCCGGCCTCAAAGCAGAACCGATGTGCCAACGGGATATGGGAACAGGCCGAACCCAATACGCTGCAGATCATTCCCCTTTGCCACGCATGGAATGTACAAGTCGCCTTGTCGAGTGATTCTCCCACGCCCCTTCTGATTGGCGCACTGATTCTTTCAACGGATGGCGGCATGTTTGCATTGCCCCGCGATGGCCGTAAAGTCAGACTGATGCCGGGAGAGCGTTACCTGTTCAATGCTTCCGGCGAAACCTTCATGGGTACGCCGCCCTTAAATGTACAGGACCGGATTATTGTTTTTGGAACCCAGGAAACCAATCCCGTCGAGTGGGGGCAGTTTGCAGCACCTGCCGTCAGCCGTTCTCCAGGTACTTCGGGTTTGCAACAAGCGCTGCATCGCTATTTTCAAAAAGGAAAACGCGGTATTGAAACTG comes from uncultured Desulfobacter sp. and encodes:
- a CDS encoding ABC transporter ATP-binding protein, whose translation is MTPLLHVNKMTHYFGGLRAVHNYNLSVGPDQIVGLIGPNGAGKTTVFNLITGVYTPTEGRITLENESIVGLETNEIAAKGLGRTFQNLALWRHMNVLDHIKMAHYSQLSYNLFDSFFNTGKCRRQEAKAEENAYRLLELFDIKQHADQLVTSLPYGAQRRVEMARAMATNPKVLFLDEPTAGMTPDELIQMIKIIKQVHQDFGVAIFLIEHRMKFVMELCQHIQTLVFGEVIAEGPPEEIQNNPHVIEAYLGKEDLT
- a CDS encoding ABC transporter ATP-binding protein, which codes for MQLNVKNLKVSYGNIKALHGLDFSIDTGEIVTIIGANGAGKSTTLRAISRMVPSEPGSFIEFEGEDVLSYNTDKVVSRLGISHVPEGRRIFGNLTVTENLTLACFARKDTDQIAKDKKWVFDLFPRLEERKNQFAGTMSGGEQQMLAVGRGYMSGRKLMILDEPSMGLAPLLMLEMFDALKEINKHGTTILLVEQNARLALKFAQRGYVIEHGKLVLEGPADKLLDDPEVKKAYLGA
- a CDS encoding Tex family protein, producing the protein MNIKMMISRDTGLKENQVAAVLDLLDQGSTVPFIARYRKERTGSLDEVTISDIRDRAKTLKELAARKQAIVKSLEERQLYTKDLAQLIENADSMTRLEDVYEKYRPKRRTRATIAREKGLEPLARMILEPKTGIDLQKEAAGFIGPDVESLEAAWAGARDIIAEIINEDASIRSGIRDLFIKTAMIHATVIKGKSDDGAKFKDYFDWEEPAFKAPSHRILAMLRGAGEKVLRVHVLPDETKALNIIHGIYPGKRKGCPGSREQILAAAEDAYKRLLSKSIENEALRILKQKADEKAVAVFSDNLRQVLLSPPLGGRPVLAVDPGFRTGCKIACLDATGKLVHHDVIHPHTPNGKASASQLIPELVNRHKIRAIAVGNGTAGRETESFIRELKLPEDVDVIMVDESGASIYSASETAREEFPDHDITVRGAVSIGRRLMDPLAELVKVEPKSIGVGQYQHDVDQNMLQTALDDVVVSCVNQVGVEANTASKQLLSRVSGLNAGIAANMVKYRDENGAFASRTEFLKVPRLGKKAFEQAAGFLRIQNGKNPLDRSGIHPESYPVVKQMAKDLGCRVEEMMTAKSPVQGMDLAPYVTETIGIPTLKDIVAELAAPGRDPRQPFQAFSFDKNIHDIKDLVPDMVVPGIVTNVTAFGAFVDIGVHQDGLVHISQLADRFVKDPNEVVKVRQHVMVRVLEVDIPRKRISLSMKKR
- a CDS encoding caspase family protein; its protein translation is MILFLMCMIGMHATGCQGEDTNQKNSSVAGTTDICSSGKAVDIDGQRRLALIVGVGEYKNDNIPDLKGPPNDARRFYELLTEKNGYAFPRQNVCLLLDEQATTGQFKKQFDKALVERARENDVVVIFFAGHGSQARDKNGDEPDEWDETLMFHDARTDGIQDLRDDEFNQMLARLHRKTRHITVILDSCNAGTATRDPDAGTTAARFFEPMADAADAAPSTAVPGGDQDAGWVTESLAGTVVFSAATDSNPALEKNGKGIFTDALLQILADAGNQPMTYAQAARQVPLLVAAESPQVPYFHGDLSRTVFDSKTRDRPIAWEVLKAGPPLELGGPSLPGIGEGAEFRIYDGAVTGADTRDPGKSKATVVLTNVTGLNASAVISAAEQDHPEIKPGDLAVMVRPANSYIALKVRIRPPEESGGIPVERGRKIRMAVEKDGETGLSVKLVEGPGDFELSVGNGNRLILKGPENRIRNTYASDTVIAESLRQHARQRALLQLRGDGGSDFIDNETLNVSLIPASKQNRCANGIWEQAEPNTLQIIPLCHAWNVQVALSSDSPTPLLIGALILSTDGGMFALPRDGRKVRLMPGERYLFNASGETFMGTPPLNVQDRIIVFGTQETNPVEWGQFAAPAVSRSPGTSGLQQALHRYFQKGKRGIETVDDGSVENSTWTLSSIAVKVEANQRFLNNARAPGQPFDWREYTLTHFDIRPYLPDDETTALYKVLERADWLARASAGDGFGYRQHAWDGASDEENLQRGIDCSRAIWFAFTRSGLPYNRDDRYLTTAMMASDETLMQDEFERCDDNTPLQIGDILVYRDDTRGDGHVVMVIDPEKRIAWGSHGWDGNPRILPVEPDTGVEYQKIKYKKDWERWDRKTMTRKARWRYRRFAEELVDFRGQPGLKSLKNVCNENLNCGR